A DNA window from Zingiber officinale cultivar Zhangliang chromosome 3A, Zo_v1.1, whole genome shotgun sequence contains the following coding sequences:
- the LOC122050704 gene encoding uncharacterized protein LOC122050704, whose product MLRYFKKIRDEPTSNKSSPSPPPPPPPPPPPAPLDADSNEYPSDLGLRKHILEYNVNEREIVRRYYLQKNTALQKMRLYVFIAIYSKRIMVVKVVVILLLLRDLKIGERKKEKFNEHVGNQSNMMATYDLMNQKQHIETCLVNQSSQVAIDYHVHLTTSIDCIRFLVRQGLAFRGHDESTNSLNHGNVLELLRFLADHNEDINRVALDNAPLNLKLISPDIQKDIIRSIAYLTTNSILGDLGDELFTILVDEARDISVKEQMTVALRFVDERGNIVERFLGLVHLTLVVVAENHIRISTFFDVVAQLNNIVGASCKRRDILREKQFEKVIKGICNGDIFTGQEEGKDHKQRTQTNNLLELIGKYEFIFQMHLMKNILGVTNDLSQALQRKDQDIVNAMILVRSSKHQLQTMRDDGWDLLLNEVSLFCVKYEELNSRFNEVNGVVVVYELP is encoded by the exons ATGTTGAGGTATTTTAAGAAAATACGAGATGAACCAACTTCAAACAAGTCATCTCCCtctccaccacctcctcctcctccgcctcctccACCAGCTCCTCTTGATGCTGACTCAAATGAGTATCCTAGTGATCTTGGGCTAAGAAAGCACATTCTTGAGTATAATGTTAATGAAAGGGAGATTGTTCGACGTTACTATTTGCAAAAG AATACAGCATTGCAAAAGATGCGGCTTTATgtctttattgctatttattcaAAGCGGATCATGGTGGTCAAAGTGGTGGTGATTCTTTTGTTACTGAGGGATTTAAAAAttggagaaagaaagaaagaaaaatttaatGAACATGTTGGAAATCAGAGCAACATGATGGCGACTTATGATTTAATGAATCAAAAACAACATATTGAAACTTGTTTGGTCAATCAGTCTAGTCAAGTAGCTATTGATTATCATGTTCATTTGACAACATCAATTGATTGCATAAGATTTCTTGTGCGTCAAGGATTAGCATTTCGTGGTCATGATGAATCAACAAACTCACTCAATCATGGTAATGTTCTTGAATTGTTAAGATTTCTTGCTGACCATAATGAGGATATCAATAGAGTTGCACTAGACAATGCTCCCTTAAATCTCAAATTGATATCGCCTGATATTCAGAAAGATATTATCAGATCCATTGCTTATTTAACCACTAATTCTATTCTTGGAGATCTCGGTGATGAATTATTTACTATATTGGTTGATGAGGCTCGTGATATATCTGTTAAAGAACAAATGACAGTTGCTTTACGGTTTGTAGATGAAAGGGGAAATATTGTTGAGCGCTTTCTAGGCCTTGTACAT CTTACGCTTGTAGTTGTTGCTGAAAATCATATAAGAATTTCTACTTTTTTTGATGTAGTTGCACAATTGAACAATATTGTTGGAGCGTCATGCAAGCGAAGAGATATACTTCGTGAGAAACAATTTGAAAAAGTTATTAAAGGAATTTGCAATGGTGATATCTTCACTGGACAAG AGGAGGGAAAAGATCACAAGCAAAGGACACAAACAAATAATCTGTTGGAATTGATTGGAAaatatgaatttatatttcaGATGCACTTAATGAAGAATATCTTGGGAGTCACGAATGATTTGTCGCAAGCTTTACAAAGAAAAGATCAAGACATTGTAAATGCCATGATTCTTGTAAGATCAAGCAAACATCAACTGCAAACTATGAGAGATGATGGTTGGGATTTGTTACTGAATGAAGTTTCTTTATTTTGTGTTAAGTATGAG GAGTTGAACAGTCGCTTTAACGAGGTGAACGGAGTTGTTGTTGTGTATGAGTTGCCTTGA